Proteins co-encoded in one Capsicum annuum cultivar UCD-10X-F1 chromosome 9, UCD10Xv1.1, whole genome shotgun sequence genomic window:
- the LOC107842216 gene encoding uncharacterized protein LOC107842216, whose amino-acid sequence MELKCGFIVIFLLLLLVAPSFSSSSGKMDLSNVDTSEIYEIDYRGPETHTNIPPPRGGRHNSHHQGMLFHHKAIKPGKNGKKNHG is encoded by the exons ATGGAGCTTAAGTGTGGCTTCATTGTCATCTTCCTCCTACTATTACTCGTCGCGCcgtctttttcatcttcttcag GGAAAATGGACTTATCAAATGTGGACACTTCAGAGATTTATGAAATTGATTATAGAGGACCAGAAACTCATACCAACATACCTCCACCAAGAGGGGGAAGGCATAATAGTCATCATCAAGGCATGTTGTTTCATCACAAAGCTATTAAGCCTGgaaaaaat GGGAAGAAAAATCATGGATGA